In Camelina sativa cultivar DH55 chromosome 16, Cs, whole genome shotgun sequence, a single window of DNA contains:
- the LOC104751441 gene encoding uncharacterized protein LOC104751441 isoform X2 has product MEELREAAVAYYNNGTEEQKNLARQFFRAMDVDGNGRVSLREYTDFLGKTAGLASFHPEMFPTLDQNGDGQLDFTEVLTLYYVARTHTVCCDVCLHALSGLYFTCVTCFESKCGDDTFDLCVKCYKRQAYSHPHRLFLDSNVLLRAKRSNDPLPPPQSPQQPPPQSPQQQHDDEQPEEESEVGWSDALEAMDVALTVGGAAVVLCTIM; this is encoded by the exons ATGGAAGAGCTCCGGGAAGCGGCGGTTGCTTATTACAACAACGGCACCGAGGAACAAAAGAATTTGGCACGTCAGTTTTTCCGGGCAATGGACGTTGACGGTAACGGCCGTGTCAGCCTTCGTGAGTATACCGACTTCTTGGGTAAAACCGCCGGTTTAGCTAGCTTCCATCCCGAGATGTTTCCGACGCTTGACCAAAATGGGGACGGTCAGCTCGACTTCACGGAGGTCTTGACGCTTTACTATGTGGCTCGGACGCATACCGTTTGTTGCGACGTGTGCCTCCATGCTCTGAGTGGTTTATACTTCACGTGTGTAACGTGCTTTGAATCGAAATGTGGCGACGACACGTTTGATCTCTGCGTCAAGTGTTATAAGCGGCAGGCCTATAGCCATCCGCATCGTCTCTTCCTGGATAGTAATGTTTTATTACGAGCTAAGCGTAGTAACGATCCTCTG CCGCCACCGCAGTCGCCACAGCAGCCGCCACCGCAGTCGCCACAGCAGCAGCATGATGATGAACAGCCcgaagaagaatctgaagtG GGATGGTCCGATGCGCTGGAAGCAATGGATGTCGCACTTACTGTCGGAGGTGCCGCCGTTGTGTTATGCACTATTATGTAA
- the LOC104751444 gene encoding uncharacterized protein LOC104751444 isoform X1: MEELREAAVAYYNNGTEEQKNLARQFFRAMDVDGNGRVSLREYTDFLGKTAGLASFHPEMFPTLDQNGDGQLDFTEVLTLYYVARTHTVCCDVCLHALSGLYFTCVTCFESKCGDDTFDLCVKCYKRQAYSHPHRLFLDSNVLLRAKRSNDPLQPPPQSPQQPPPQSPQQQHDDEQPEEESEVVSNFDIYFFF, from the exons ATGGAAGAGCTCCGGGAAGCGGCGGTTGCTTATTACAACAACGGCACCGAGGAACAAAAGAATTTGGCACGTCAGTTTTTCCGGGCAATGGACGTTGACGGTAACGGCCGTGTCAGCCTTCGTGAGTATACCGACTTCTTGGGTAAAACCGCCGGTTTAGCTAGCTTCCATCCCGAGATGTTTCCGACGCTTGACCAAAATGGGGACGGTCAGCTCGACTTCACGGAGGTCTTGACGCTTTACTATGTGGCTCGGACGCATACCGTTTGTTGCGACGTGTGCCTCCATGCTCTGAGTGGTTTATACTTCACGTGTGTAACGTGCTTTGAATCGAAATGTGGCGACGACACGTTTGATCTCTGCGTCAAGTGTTATAAGCGGCAGGCCTATAGCCATCCGCATCGTCTCTTCCTGGATAGTAATGTTTTATTACGAGCTAAGCGTAGTAACGATCCTCTG CAGCCGCCACCGCAGTCGCCACAGCAGCCGCCACCGCAGTCGCCACAGCAGCAGCATGATGATGAACAGCCcgaagaagaatctgaagtGGTAAGCAATTTtgacatctatttttttttttaa
- the LOC104751441 gene encoding uncharacterized protein LOC104751441 isoform X1, producing MEELREAAVAYYNNGTEEQKNLARQFFRAMDVDGNGRVSLREYTDFLGKTAGLASFHPEMFPTLDQNGDGQLDFTEVLTLYYVARTHTVCCDVCLHALSGLYFTCVTCFESKCGDDTFDLCVKCYKRQAYSHPHRLFLDSNVLLRAKRSNDPLQPPPQSPQQPPPQSPQQQHDDEQPEEESEVGWSDALEAMDVALTVGGAAVVLCTIM from the exons ATGGAAGAGCTCCGGGAAGCGGCGGTTGCTTATTACAACAACGGCACCGAGGAACAAAAGAATTTGGCACGTCAGTTTTTCCGGGCAATGGACGTTGACGGTAACGGCCGTGTCAGCCTTCGTGAGTATACCGACTTCTTGGGTAAAACCGCCGGTTTAGCTAGCTTCCATCCCGAGATGTTTCCGACGCTTGACCAAAATGGGGACGGTCAGCTCGACTTCACGGAGGTCTTGACGCTTTACTATGTGGCTCGGACGCATACCGTTTGTTGCGACGTGTGCCTCCATGCTCTGAGTGGTTTATACTTCACGTGTGTAACGTGCTTTGAATCGAAATGTGGCGACGACACGTTTGATCTCTGCGTCAAGTGTTATAAGCGGCAGGCCTATAGCCATCCGCATCGTCTCTTCCTGGATAGTAATGTTTTATTACGAGCTAAGCGTAGTAACGATCCTCTG CAGCCGCCACCGCAGTCGCCACAGCAGCCGCCACCGCAGTCGCCACAGCAGCAGCATGATGATGAACAGCCcgaagaagaatctgaagtG GGATGGTCCGATGCGCTGGAAGCAATGGATGTCGCACTTACTGTCGGAGGTGCCGCCGTTGTGTTATGCACTATTATGTAA
- the LOC104751442 gene encoding uncharacterized protein LOC104751442: MEGLKLSEAELMVYIHPSKSRNVFQAICRELSSLLFQYNESFDGVLLAYDASVKSKQAKILSGLHPYFGVRVNTRLLLFDPKPNSLVEGEIVKISAESVHVIVLGFSAAVVTDVDIREEFKYRVRDGEGSFVSRSHKRHVLKLGTMLRLQVQSFDEEVMHIAGSLIPENTGCVKWLEKHSEEALHTDRDHKRRKLA, from the exons ATGGAGGGGTTAAAGCTATCAGAAGCGGAGTTGATGGTTTACATTCATCCTTCCAAGAGCAGAAACGTTTTCCAAGCTATTTGTCGCGAGCTCAGTTCTCTTCTTTTCCA GTATAATGAAAGCTTTGATGGTGTGCTATTGGCTTATGATGCTAGTGTGAAAAGCAAACAAGCTAAAATCCTTTCGGGACTTCATCCTTACTTTGGTGTCAGAGTTAACACTAGACTACTCCTTTTTGACCCTAAGCCCAATAGTCTTGTAG AAGGGGAAATTGTGAAGATTTCTGCAGAGTCAGTCCATGTTATTGTTCTTGGTTTTTCTGCTGCAGTTGTAACGGATGTCGATATACGTGAAGAATTCAAGTATAGAGTG AGAGATGGGGAAGGTTCTTTTGTGAGCAGATCGCATAAACGGCATGTACTAAAGCTTGGAACCATGTTACGCCTTCAAGTCCAAAG TTTTGATGAAGAGGTAATGCATATAGCTGGATCTCTAATTCCGGAAAACACAGGATGCGTTAAGTGGCTCGAAAAGCACTCTGAAGAAGCTTTGCATACAGATAG ggatCATAAAAGGAGGAAACTCGCCTGA
- the LOC104751444 gene encoding uncharacterized protein LOC104751444 isoform X2: MEELREAAVAYYNNGTEEQKNLARQFFRAMDVDGNGRVSLREYTDFLGKTAGLASFHPEMFPTLDQNGDGQLDFTEVLTLYYVARTHTVCCDVCLHALSGLYFTCVTCFESKCGDDTFDLCVKCYKRQAYSHPHRLFLDSNVLLRAKRSNDPLPPPQSPQQPPPQSPQQQHDDEQPEEESEVVSNFDIYFFF, from the exons ATGGAAGAGCTCCGGGAAGCGGCGGTTGCTTATTACAACAACGGCACCGAGGAACAAAAGAATTTGGCACGTCAGTTTTTCCGGGCAATGGACGTTGACGGTAACGGCCGTGTCAGCCTTCGTGAGTATACCGACTTCTTGGGTAAAACCGCCGGTTTAGCTAGCTTCCATCCCGAGATGTTTCCGACGCTTGACCAAAATGGGGACGGTCAGCTCGACTTCACGGAGGTCTTGACGCTTTACTATGTGGCTCGGACGCATACCGTTTGTTGCGACGTGTGCCTCCATGCTCTGAGTGGTTTATACTTCACGTGTGTAACGTGCTTTGAATCGAAATGTGGCGACGACACGTTTGATCTCTGCGTCAAGTGTTATAAGCGGCAGGCCTATAGCCATCCGCATCGTCTCTTCCTGGATAGTAATGTTTTATTACGAGCTAAGCGTAGTAACGATCCTCTG CCGCCACCGCAGTCGCCACAGCAGCCGCCACCGCAGTCGCCACAGCAGCAGCATGATGATGAACAGCCcgaagaagaatctgaagtGGTAAGCAATTTtgacatctatttttttttttaa
- the LOC104751445 gene encoding endoglucanase 10: MGEKSKSKGWCGWFIAIIVLAAVVLAVVYTVKSRMKKSGEADGSGPVPGPPGAIDKKYADALKLSLQFFDIQKSGKLVNNKIPWRGDSGLKDGSEADLDLSKGLYDAGDHIKFGFPMAFTATVLSWSILEYGDQMDAVNQLDPAKDSLRWTTDYLIKAHPSDNVLYIQVGDPKIDHPCWERPEDMKEKRPLTKIDVDTPGTEVAAETAVAMASASLVFKDSDPQYSATLLKHAKQLFDFADTKRGSYSVSIPEVQKFYNSTGYGDELLWAASWLYHATEDKTYLDYVSKHGTEFASFGNPTWFSWDNKLAGTQVLLSRLLFFKKDLAGSKGLGSYRDTAKAVMCGLLPKSPTATASRTNGGLVWVSEWNSMQQSVSSAFLASLFSDYMLTSRIHKISCDGKIFKATELRDFAKSQADYMLGKNPLGTSFVVGYGDKYPEFVHHRGASIPADATTGCLDGFKWFNSTKPNPNIAYGALVGGPFFNETFTDSRENPMQNEPTTYNNALLVGLLSSLVTTSSALQSLK; this comes from the exons atgggGGAGAAATCAAAGTCCAAAGGTTGGTGCGGTTGGTTCATCGCGATTATCGTGTTAGCTGCTGTTGTCCTCGCCGTCGTTTACACCGTCAAATCTAGAATGAAGAAATCCGGTGAAGCTGATGGTTCTGGTCCTGTTCCTGGTCCTCCCGGCGCCATTGATAAAAAATACGCCGACGCTCTCAAGTTGTCTTTACAGTTCTTCGATATCCAGAAAT CTGGTAAATTGGTGAACAATAAGATACCTTGGAGAGGAGATTCAGGTCTTAAAGATGGAAGTGAAGCTGATCTTGATCTTTCCAAAGGCTTATATGATGCTGGTGATCATATTAAGTTTGGTTTCCCTATGGCTTTCACTGCTACGGTTCTTTCATGGTCGATTCTTGAGTATGGTGATCAGATGGATGCTGTCAACCAATTAGATCCTGCTAAAGACTCGCTTCGTTGGACTACTGACTATCTTATCAAAGCTCATCCTTCTGATAATGTCCTCTATATCCAG GTGGGAGATCCAAAAATAGATCATCCATGCTGGGAGAGACCAGAGGATATGAAAGAGAAGAGACCACTTACTAAAATTGATGTAGATACTCCAGGGACTGAGGTTGCTGCGGAAACTGCTGTAGCTATGGCTTCTGCGTCTTTAGTGTTTAAGGATAGTGACCCTCAGTATTCAGCCACGCTTCTTAAGCATGCGAAGCAGTTGTTTGATTTTGCAGATACTAAACGAGGGTCTTACAGTGTTAGTATACCTGAGGTTCAGAAGTTTTACAATTCGACAGGGTATGGGGATGAGTTATTATGGGCAGCTAGCTGGTTGTACCATGCTACAGAGGACAAAACTTACCTTGACTATGTGTCTAAACATGGAACTGAATTTGCTAGTTTTGGAAATCCAACTTGGTTCAGTTGGGACAACAAGCTTGCTGGAACACAG GTACTGTTATCAAGATTACTCTTCTTTAAAAAAGATTTAGCAGGAAGCAAGGGACTTGGAAGTTACAGGGACACAGCTAAAGCTGTCATGTGTGGGCTTTTACCAAAGTCTCCAACAGCTACAGCTAGTAGAACAAACG GTGGTCTTGTATGGGTTAGTGAATGGAACTCGATGCAACAATCCGTGTCCTCAGCGTTCTTAGCCTCGCTTTTCAGTGATTACATGCTCACTTCCCGTATCCATAAAATATCTTGCGACGGGAAAATCTTCAAAGCAACAGAGCTCAGAGATTTCGCCAAATCACAG GCTGATTACATGTTGGGGAAGAATCCACTGGGAACGAGCTTCGTGGTGGGTTATGGAGACAAATACCCAGAGTTTGTGCATCATAGAGGAGCTTCGATTCCCGCAGATGCAACCACAGGGTGCTTAGATGGATTCAAATGGTTTAACTCAACGAAGCCAAACCCAAACATAGCATATGGTGCACTCGTAGGTGGACCTTTCTTCAACGAGACGTTCACTGACTCGCGAGAAAACCCAATGCAAAACGAGCCAACCACTTACAACAATGCACTTCTCGTTGGTCTTTTGTCTAGTCTTGTCACTACCTCTTCTGCTTTACAATCTTTGAAGTGA